The Trichosurus vulpecula isolate mTriVul1 chromosome 3, mTriVul1.pri, whole genome shotgun sequence genome includes a window with the following:
- the KIF12 gene encoding kinesin-like protein KIF12 isoform X4 produces MQRSFACLLDKVQHIGTPITLSASYLEIYNEQVRDLLSQGPHHHLPVRWNKTRGFYVEKLKAVKFGTFEEVMELLLEGLRRRRSSAHSLNEVSSRSHALFTINIQCPTQGSPSRPKKQTFGKLCFVDLAGSEKVAATRSRGELMLEASNINRSLLALGHCISLLLDPRQKKNHIPYRDSKLTRLLADSLGGNGITLMVACVSPSAQSLPETLNTLRYASRAQRITTRPMPKGSLDPQPLGLEEEIQRLRQENLMLKQRLEQPLGHKASRRRGSQSGWAERSLYGMLQEFMLENQQLREEKYHLQSSRDHAWNKQQVLVQQLKELKRRLLSSAGHSIQCPPRHFSSPTLLCPCSASQGHCQALACHVLPRLCSCHCNQLCFLCYAPLPPCAGSRLRQAQRGEASLLPGYLPSQILSELPPLCVFGAQAKTPWKMEVSGPQVQTQPFAQSPGPNLREHLVKRKSSEWAWAHFLAETLAKEEASGRAGQITPSAPPLPQGPCSTPWKPRDVPSASRILEEELEGLRDQIDCTLHLGQGKPPTSQEKHSGPRQHLPPC; encoded by the exons ATGCAGAGGTCCTTTGCCTGTCTCTTGGATAAAGTCCAGCATATTGGGACCCCTATCACTCTCAGTGCCTCTTACTTAGAAATCTACAATGAACAG GTTAGAGACTTGTTGAGTCAAGGGCCTCACCATCACCTCCCTGTTCGCTGGAACAAGACCCGGGGCTTCTATGTAGAAAAGCTGAAAGCAGTCAAATTTGGCACATTTGAGGAAGTGATGGAGCTCCTGCTGGAAG GTCTTCGGAGGCGTAGGAGTTCAGCTCACAGTCTGAATGAAGTCTCCAGCCGTAGCCACGCCCTATTCACTATCAATATTCAGTGTCCTACT CAGGGGTCCCCCAGCAGGCCAAAAAAGCAGACATTTGGAAAGCTGTGCTTTGTGGATCTGGCGGGCAGCGAGAAAGTAGCAGCCACACGTTCTCGAGGAGAGCTGATGCTGGAGGCCAGCAACATCAACCGCAGCTTGCTAGCTCTGG GTCACTGCATCTCTCTGCTACTGGACCCACGACAGAAGAAGAACCACATTCCCTACAGGGACAGCAAGCTCACCCGACTGCTGGCAGATTCTCTGGGTGGCAATGGAATCACCCTCATG GTGGCCTGTGTGTCCCCTTCAGCCCAGTCCCTCCCAGAAACACTCAATACACTACGCTATGCCAGCCGAGCTCAGAGGATCACCACCCGGCCCATGCCTAAG GGTTCCCTGGATCCACAGCCTCTTGGACTTGAGGAGGAGATCCAGCGGCTCCGTCAGGAGAATTTGATGCTGAAACAGAGACTGGAGCAGCCTCTGGGTCACAAGG CCTCCAGGAGGAGGGGGTCCCAGTCTGGCTGGGCTGAGAGAAGCCTCTATGGGATGCTACAGGAGTTCATGCTGGAGAACCAACAGCTTAG AGAGGAAAAATATCATCTTCAGAGCAGCAGGGACCATGCCTGGAATAAGCAGCAAGTCTTGGTTCAACAGCTTAAAGAGCTCAAGAG GCGCCTCCTCAGCTCTGCCGGCCACAGTATCCAATGCCCTCCTCGGCATTTCTCTAGTCCCACCCTGCTCTGCCCCTGCTCAGCATCTCAAGGGCACTGCCAAGCTCTGGCCTGCCAT GTGCTGCCCCGCCTCTGTTCTTGTCACTGCAACCAGCTCTGTTTCCTGTGCTACGCTCCTCTGCCTCCATGTGCTGGTTCTCGGCTCCGTCAGGCCCAG AGGGGAGAAGCCTCACTCCTTCCTGGGTATCTGCCCTCCCAGATTTTGTCAGAGCTGCCTCCACTATGCGTGTTTGGTGCCCAAGCCAAGACCCCATGGAAGATGGAGGTTTCCGGTCCTCAGGTCCAGACCCAACCTTTTGCCCAGTCACCAGGCCCTAACCTCAGGGAGCACCTTGTGAAGAG gaaaaGCAGTGAGTGGGCCTGGGCTCACTTCTTGGCAGAGACCCTGGCAAAGGAGGAAGCCTCTGGAAGAGCAGGGCAAATCACACCGTCAGCACCACCTCTACCTCAGGGCCCCTGCAGCACACCTTGGAAGCCAAGAG ATGTCCCAAGTGCATCCAGGATATTGGAGGAAGAATTGGAGGGGCTGAGGGACCAGATCGACTGTACCCTGCACCTGGGCCAAGGAAAGCCACCCACTTCCCAGGAGAAACATTCTGGTCCCAGACAACACCTTCCACCCTGCTGA